DNA from Struthio camelus isolate bStrCam1 chromosome 18, bStrCam1.hap1, whole genome shotgun sequence:
gTCACATACTGTATCTGTTTCAAAAATACTTTAGTCAACTTTTAGAATTCAATAACTGACTTTGATAGAGAAATTACTGTTCCAGGATATGGTAAATGACAGCGGTCTAGAACGCTGTTAAACTTAAGTCTGGAAAATGAACTTTAATAAAATGTGCTCCAATAATGTACTGTGACAGTTTTTAGTGAAATCAACTCCGATACTTTGATTCTCCCAGGAACGCAGTGAGATATACTCTAGCAGCCTTGAGCCATGGAATAAGAAAGCAGACAGCTTTATGACAAATGGCCCTAGAAACCTAAATTACAGCTGCAGCAAATGAACAATGTGTCGAAATTACTCGGTGGCTTTTTGCTGGAGCCAccgagagctgtgggcagccgTCTTTGTACATGAGGGTACACTGACACCTAGCGGGACAGCCCCGGGCAAGGAACCAGCCCGCCTGCCCCTCCGCTAGGCTTTACACCACGGCCCGCCCTGGAGCAACCCACAGCTTCAGGAAAGACTATGCCCAAAGGAATGTGGTGAAGTAAGGCTTCTGTTTCCTGCTACCTCACCATCATTTGCTGTGAGGCATTCAGTACATGAGCCTTGGGAtaaagtgcttttttttattaGCGAACAACAAGAATAGTCAGTCCTCAGTGATACTAAATGCTAGCATGACGCAGCAAACTGTGGGGTTATTTATGGACCTTCCTGTCCTACAAGCTGCACCTTTGTCAGGTCAAAGACTAGATTGTCACCTCTCAGCTCgttgcccctctccctgccagggTACCAAGCCACTTACTCCTTACCTACGGGCAGGGACGGGGGAGAAAGCAAATAATTTACTGTGGATCAATGAAGGTTTAGTGATGCTCGGGCAGACAGACACCATGTCGCAAAGAAAAGtcagaggaaacaaaaacataacCTGCTAGTGAAGCAGCGGTGTGCTAAAATCCATTGTAATCACACCAGGACTATCTGAAACCTTCCTTGGTCTGAATGAGCCACAGTGCTGATAGTCCTCCAGGGGACTACCTgccattctcttttctttttcagaaaaattggcTGTTGTGAGCCCAACTGCTTCAGAGCAGGGGTGGTACCAGTGGTGGTACCAACTGCCACGGAAAGACCTTCACAATGTAAATGTTCTACAGCTcagggaggaagggggatgcACTAGGTTGATGCTGATGCTCCTTTtcaaaagagcacagaaaaagcaCTGCTCATGTGTCCTTTTGGGCTTCAGGAACTCTAATCTCCTCCAAGCTGCTTAATATCTACAGAAGCCAGAAGATATCCTGGGACTTCACGAGAGCGAGTGCCAGCGCTTTCTCTCAGCCCTTGGAACGTCAGCTCCTAATGAGGAGGGCTGGGAACGCTCAGGTGCGCTTGTGTAGCGAGCAGGGGGAGAACAGGCTCTCTGGGGACTGGCTGGAGGAAGGCAAAAACGAGGATTCTCAGCAAATGAAACCTCTCCTTCAAGAATCAGATGAAGAGGGATTTTCTTAGGACTGTTTGGAAAGAAGACAGAGATGGCACGAGATACAGCGTCAATTAAAATAGGACTGAAACCATGCATGAGAAGGGATACATTCTATTAAGTTACATGCAGTGCTTAGCACTTTGTGGATCATAATACAGTAACTAATTTCAAAACAGCATTAAtaatggaatcacagaatcacagaacggttgaggttggaagggacctctggagatcatctagtgcaatctccctgctcaagcagggtcctctagagcacattgcccaggatcacatccagacgggttttaattatctccagcgaaggagactccaccacctctctgggcaacctgtgtgtGAATGAACTATAACTATGAATCAGTATTACAAATAAGCTGTTTTGTGTCCTGAAACTCATGCTTGCTTCTGAAGGTAGCAACATCAAGAATTAATTTTTCACTGAGGTCCATTTCGATAGCAAGGTATTTGTTTTCAGGTCTGAGAGCTAGGTCTGCAGCGCTGCCAGCGCCTCCAGCTCCTGGGCACGAACACGCTGCAGTTCCCAGCCACGCTAGGGCTTGCTCTCGCTGCCTTGTGATGGACCCGGGCTGATCATTTCTGCCTCACAGGATCTCTGTCTGTCCCTATACCGTGACAAAGTTACGGCCTCAAGCAAAACAGGAATTTCCTCCTCCGTACTGAACCGTTGGCAGCTACTTCCAGCCGTGTTTTTATCACAGTAAACCCAAGTAAGGGACTACTCAGCCTCACAGGAGACACGGCTAGTCACACCTGCAAAGTTCAGTGGATCCACAGGGCCTTCGTGCTGCTTCAGAGGCACGCCGCGGGCGGCAGGCCTCCACCGACGCTTTGGGCAGGCTCGCTCACGTGAGCACCGCCGACACCCCCGCCTCGCCGACACCCCCCGCCGACACCCCCGCCGACACCCCCGCCTCGCCGACACCCCCGCCGAcacccccgctccgccccgcccagCCCCGCCGACACCCCCGCCTCGCCGACACCCCCCGCCGACACCCCCGCCTCGCCGACACCCCCCGCCGAcacccccgctccgccccgcccagCCCCGCCGACACCCCCGCCGACACCCCCGCCGACACCCCCGCCgacaccccctccccgccccgccccgccccgccgacaCCCCCGCCGACACCCCCCGCCGAcacccccgctccgccccgccccgccccgccgacaCCCCCGCCGACACCCCCGCCGacacccccgccccgccccgcccgccccggaaggagccgcccggccggccggcgcttcCGGCGGGCGCCTGGTCGCGGGGCGCGTGCGCCGGCAGCCTCCTCGGCTCCCATTGGCTGGCGTtgggggggcggggcccggcggcggcgggcggtgagGCGGCGGGCGGTGAGGCGGCGCCATGCTGCGGTCGCTGGGCTCGTTGCTGTGCCTGTGGGCCCTGCGCctgccggcggggcccggcgcggcctccCGGGGGCTCGACGTCGCGTCCTACAGGtgaggcgggcggggcggcggggccggcgccgagcggggccggagctGAGCGGGGCCATGCCTTGTGCCGCAGGGAGCGGGTGCGCGCCATGTTCTACCACGCCTACGAGCACTACCTGGAGAGCGCCTTCCCCTACGACGAGCTGCGGCCGCTCACCTGCGACGGGCAGGACACCTGGGGCAGGTAGGGGCCGTCCCGGCGGGtcgcctggcctggcctggccgtgtccgccggggccgcggggccacccgcggcccggctcccgcctcgcctcgcctcacctCACCATCTCTCCCCACACAGCTTTTCCCTCACGCTGATCGACGCCCTGGACACGCTGCTGGTGAGTACGACCTGCCCAGCACCCCTCCCGGGCCAGGCTGCGCGCCGCCTCTCACTGCAGCCTGGCTGTCGGACAGCTCAAGGCCGTGACCGGCTTCTGTTCCAACACCTGTTTCTTATGCTGTAGTGACTAAGAGCCAATTGTTAATGGACCGAGGAGGTTTTGCGTTTCACTTCCCTCCAGCGGCAAGAGGCTGGTGGCCAGAGCTCCCTATCTCTGGCACCTCTTAGCTCTGGGATAAACGCCTACAGTGTGGGAAGAAAAGGATTTGAAGTGAGATGAGACCCTTGCCTTTTTACTATCTTCTACAAATAACAATCTcacaaaacagtaaaacaaaataagaattcCCCTCCCTAACGCTGAATCACACCTTTATTTTTCCATGCCATCATCCTTTAAACTCTGAGCCACGTTCTCTGTTATCCTGCTCCCCCTGCAGATCTTGGGAAACGTTTCTGAGTTCCAGAGAGTCGTCAACGTGCTGCAGGAAGGGGTGGATTTTGATATTGATGTCAATGCATCTGTCTTTGAAACTAACATTCGAGGTGAGGTGCGTCTTCTTCACGGTGCTTATGCTGGAGTTCCTTTGCATACAAGTTTGTGAACTGTACACAGGCATAATGCAAAGTAACAGTCAGAATGAATTTCTATATGTGTTGTAACAGGACGCACGCACAAGGAAAAAATCCAAAGCAAATGtaacttcccttttctctttgcacATTGCTGTTCTGCTTCTTTCCTCTGTGCAAACGGAACAAGACGTGGCACTTTCATTATTTTGGTGCCACGTTTTAAGGTTTGGACTAAATATCCTTTCTGTTGAAATGAGATGGTACAAGTGGAACGTACTATTGTCCATCAAAATGACTTACGTTGTTTTTTTACGTACTGTTTTGGAATAGCAATTAATAATCTCTTGCTTTAGTGACTTAAAGTGAAACTTGTCTTTTTTGCATCCAGCTAAAAGACACTGACAGGGAACGTTTTTTCTCCTGGCAAATATCACTGAGCCAATTTCTGCAGCACTGTAATTTCTGTGTATGTAATCTTAACTCATACTTGTTATGTGACAGTAGACAAGCCTGTGAAAAGGTCTGATAACTCCCTGCCTCTGTCATCCATAGTGTAATTCTTGCCTCTGTCACCTAGATACTTCTTCTCCTCGGTATTTAAGCAAGTATGCTATATTATTTTACAGAAACATAGTTTTAAGCTGTCTTGAAGAAATGAAGCACACCTCTCTTAGAGGTCCATATTCGTTACGCTATTAGCTCTTTGGCTGTCTACAGGGTAGCAAAGCAAGTAGGACCTGATGCTGCTAATATAATGGAAGAAATCTAATTGACTACTCTTTGCGAACAGACAAAAACCAAACCGCTTCTTTTCTGTGGCATGTTGTGTTAGACTGTTAAAGATGAGCCATCTCACTTTATTCCCCGTGGACACAGCCTCTGTGTCATGATAACATAACACTAGTTTCAGATTttattccttccccccacccccatccttTAATGGGCTTCTTATTGTGCACCTTCCAGTGGTGGGTGGTCTCCTCTCCGCTCACTTGCTGTCAAAGAAGGCTGGTGTTGAAGTAGACGTGGGGTGGCCGTGCTCTGGACCTCTCCTGAGGATGGCAGAGGAAGCAGCTCGCAAACTCCTGCCTGGTAAGGACTTGGCTGTTTTGTGTTGCCGTGTTGTAGTTTCTGAGGTAATTGCTGTGGTTGATAAAGATGGCACTGCTTAATGTTTAAAGCTATAAAGCAGCCCCACTTTTCCTGGGCTCAAAGAAAGTTTAGTTTACGGGAAAACATTGCGTTAAGTGCATGATACCAGTTGTAAATATGTATGCAAAGCATATTAGCATGTTAATTGCTCCTGAGGCAGGGGGTATAccttatataaataaataaagtcgaCTGCTGCTAGTATGTGTGCTCTAATAGCACAACACTTTCACTGTTCAGTGCACACACAGGGCTACACTTGAGAATTATGTGCTCAGCGTTTGCACCTTGCTATTAGGTGTGTGTGTAGTTGTGTCTAGTTTCTTGActgccctgcttgtgcagcaAACAAAGCAGGGATGCAGTCTGCTGTTCTGGTGAAGGTGAGGGATCTGCAGTAGCTGTCCAGTACTCTGTGTGTAGTTTGCGGTACTCTCCTCTCTGTCCCCTTGCTGGATCACACTacgttttcattttgttctttgcaaTTACTGGGATTGCTCCAGGCCCGTCTCTTGCTGCTGTATGTGCAGTGAAATGTGAGGCGCAGATTTGCTCAGCAATCTGTTAAATGCTGTCAGAGAGCCCACAGTGAACACTCTCATTTGAACCAGAAACATCATGTTTCAGCTTTTCAGACCCCAACTGGGATGCCTTATGGAACAGTGAACTTGCTGCATGGAGTAAACCCTGGTGAGACCCCAGTTACCTGTACTGCTGGAATTGGTACGTTTATAGTGGAATTTGCCACTTTAAGCCACCTTACTGGTGATCCGGTGTTTGAGGATGTTGCCAGGAAGGCCCTGAAGGCACTGTGGAAAAATCGCTCAGATATCGGACTGGTGAGTGAGGAAACAAACTCTgaatttgcttgcttgctgtCTGTATTACGTGGGGTGCAATTTAAGTGTAAGCAAGTATAAGCAGAGAGAACACAGTACTAGATAAATAATCACAGTGGTAGTAATTGTGCTGAAAGGAGTGTGCCTGACATTGTTGCTGAACACCTGCAgcatccccatctctgcctttAGTGCTGCAATCCAGTATTATGCCATTGTTCTGTTCCATAGCAGATGTGGTTGGGAGACAAGTGCTTTATACCAGATATTGCAGTTTTTCCAAAGGCAGCTGCACCAAATTAAATAAAAGGTTCGCCTAATGTCTGGCCTGACAATGGCCTACAGAAGAGaacaaaacacagcaagaacacacaAATGTTCCCAACCCCTGCAGCTTTGATGTTTTGGGGATATCTAGAGCTAGAAATGgtgtctctgttttcactgtctGCTGATCAATCTTTCTTCAGTTAATTTTTCTAGTTGCTTTTTGATCCTATGTAAACTACAAGTGTTGTGCATGTGAAAAGGCAAAGATTTATTCATATGCTATGTGAAGAAGCGTttcttcttgtttgcttttgGATTTGCTATTTTTACTTAATGCCTCTGATTCTTGTATTGGAAAAAACTGAGCAACTCTTTTTCATCTTTGCCAAGCCAGTAATGATTGTGTATTGTATCCTCCATCAGCTGGGTCTCTCTCCAGTGTTAAGAGTCCCAGATTTGAAAGATCTATTTCAATATTAGAACGGCAGCTCTCTTATGTCTCTGACCATCCTTGGCGTCCTTCTTTGTGTTTGCACCTCTTCGTCTTGCCCTACCTTTTTGTAAGATAGGGATTAGGACAAGATGCAGCACATTCAAGAGGTAGATTTTTACAGCAGCATAATGACTTTTTATCTTGACCCTTACACCTCTTCAAGTCATGATCCTCTGGAGGTACTGTCTGTTACTCTGCGGTCTTTCTGGCTCGCTGCCTGGTCAtagttttcatcttttccttcttgaaatgctatttttaatgctGAAGTTTGACCTAATCCAAggaaggttttcttttcttttcgttttttgttttcaCGTATCAATTCATTTGGATTTTTGACTTAAGTTTGGAGGATACTCGCATGGACTAAAATACACCACTGCTTTAAGTGTTTTCCGTTGacacttctgttttctgcagaacACTAGAAGCATCTGGTGTTTAAATGCCCAGTTCATAGATGGGTAATTTTTAGAAAGCAGTCACGTAGCATATTTGAAAAAACTATAGTGAAAATTTAAATCCCGGCAAAACTGTTTCTCAGCTCCGTTATGCCACAGCATAGAAGCGAGGTACCACACAATTTTTTCCTTGTgtctgaaaaatttaaaaatttaaattagttttcatttaaaatttgatGGCTGTACTCCGTTGCCCTTTCTTATGTGAGAAGAAACCCAGCAAAGTTCTGCTTGTGGAATTGTAATATTTAAAAGTCCTAAACAAAATGCTGCACCGGTGTAGCATTTATATTGGAAGCATAAAATCTCTAGATGgtatttttctgtggtttgtacTTCTCTAAGGTTGATCAGCATGTCTTTGTATAGTGGAGAAAATGATGTTTGGTATGAACACGTGAATATATTGTTCTGAAACTAGgctgagggttttttcttttttacatattTGGTAGATGATCTTTGATTCTACTCTAAatccctctttcctccttccctgactTTTCCCAGGTCGGTAACCACATCGATGTGATAACTGCCAAATGGGTAGCTCAGGATGCTGGCATTGGGGCTGGAGTGGACTCCTACTTTGAATACCTTGTTAAAGGAGCCATTCTCCTGCAGGACAAAGAGCTGATGTCCATGTTCCTAGGTGAGTAGTTCGTTTTCTGTGTGATGGGTCCCAAGAATACCTCCTTGACTGCACCTGTAAAAAGTTTGCATGTGAGACTGTAGGAGGATAAGCTGTTGGATTACCGACCCTTCTGTGTTTCTTCACAGAATATaacaaagctattaaaaattaTACAAAGTTTGATGACTGGTACCTCTGGGTACAGATGTACAAAGGAACAGTGTCCATGCCCGTTTTTCAGTCTCTGGAGGCCTACTGGCCAGGCCTACAGGTAAGAACTGTCATACCAGTAGCATACAGGAATTCTGTTCATCTGTCGTGGGTCCATCTTTAATACGGAACAGTTACAGATATAACCCTCATCTCTTCTGGTTAAGCCCGGTTCTGATCTCTTGTAAAATCTACAATAGCCTGAGCCTGTAGAAGAGCAGTTGTTGACTTCATCTGTGTTctagagaaaagcctctcgctaaGCATGATGGGAGGGCAGTTTTGTTGTAACAAACTAAGTAGCAAGGAGACTTCATGTTATTTCGGGCATGCAGAATGTGAtccaacagaaaagcagcatccAGCTTTTCTTCAGTCCTGCCTATTCTTAAGGCATCCCGCCTAAGTATTTGTTATGCGATTCAGACTTGCTGAACAACCCATTTTTGTCACCTTCTCTTGCTTTGACTGTAGAAGTATTATCAAGTCAATTCCTTTGCCatcttttttccagctgaatgTTGCTTTGCTaactgtttcttctctctcagaGCCTGATTGGAGATGTAGATAATGCCATGCGAACTTTCCTCAACTATTACACTGTTTGGAAGCAGTTTGGTGGACTGCCTGAGTTCTACAACATTCCCCAGGGCTATAcagtggagaaaagagaaggatatCCGCTCAGGCCTggtaagcagaaataaaataagaagcaTGTGGAATTCTGCTTTTGTTCTGGTAGTGAGATCAAATGTTGGCAATATCTGCCCCCTAAAGGTCCCAAGTTTTGCTTTGAGTTGGTTCTTGCATGCATCTTACGTGATTGCCATGCTCAAAGCCACACGTTTTGATATCTGCCATTCATAAAAGGCAGGGCTACCTTAAAAAGGATGCAAACCATAGTGTTACTATTATAAAGGGGGCCTTTTGATGAATTGGGTTCACAGTGTAGGATTTGATACGTTTAAGTGTTTGAATTCAGAATATCCCTTGCTAGAGAATCTTAAGTCAGTGCAGAATGTTAATGTGACTGTTAAATTTAGGAAGTGAAAGTGAGTATGAGTAGACTGCTCCAGCTCTGTTGAGTGAAATTCCTCAAATAAGCTAATTCTAGTAACACTAGTGAAGTTCAGCAGATGAGAGGTTTGTATGTTGTCTGTGATCTGCAATGGAATGACTTATCTTTTTCCTGTTGTTTACAACTCTTCTTCTTCCACATGTGACTATATTTGTAAATGAGCATAAACTGAGTTCCTTTTAGTTTGAACATTCAGGTGACATTCACATTGGACACATCTATCAAATTCTCACCAACGTTATCTTTAAAAGGTATtatatcatcaaaaaaaaaaaaaccttactacTTTAGTAAATAAGGAAAGTATAATGCCTATGTTGTCTATGTAGAGTACTTTCATAATGCctattttgcagtgttttagaTACCCCTATTTCAGTGGTTTAAAATCATATTCAGGGGTTTGAATCTTTTATATATAATtctatctagatttttttttt
Protein-coding regions in this window:
- the EDEM2 gene encoding ER degradation-enhancing alpha-mannosidase-like protein 2; the protein is MLRSLGSLLCLWALRLPAGPGAASRGLDVASYRERVRAMFYHAYEHYLESAFPYDELRPLTCDGQDTWGSFSLTLIDALDTLLILGNVSEFQRVVNVLQEGVDFDIDVNASVFETNIRVVGGLLSAHLLSKKAGVEVDVGWPCSGPLLRMAEEAARKLLPAFQTPTGMPYGTVNLLHGVNPGETPVTCTAGIGTFIVEFATLSHLTGDPVFEDVARKALKALWKNRSDIGLVGNHIDVITAKWVAQDAGIGAGVDSYFEYLVKGAILLQDKELMSMFLEYNKAIKNYTKFDDWYLWVQMYKGTVSMPVFQSLEAYWPGLQSLIGDVDNAMRTFLNYYTVWKQFGGLPEFYNIPQGYTVEKREGYPLRPELIESAMYLYRATRDPTLLELGRDAVESIEKISKVDCGFATIKDLRDHRLDNRMESFFLAETVKYLYLLFDPDNFIHNDGSVFDVVFTPYGECILNAGGYIFNTEAHPIDPAALHCCRKWKEEQWEVEDLMREFYSLKRNKKFTLKRASDHGEGESVENSVDASSESGGERRNSKKNAHSVLSCPSQSFNSKLAVLGQVFLDNT